In Melospiza melodia melodia isolate bMelMel2 chromosome 20, bMelMel2.pri, whole genome shotgun sequence, a single genomic region encodes these proteins:
- the C20H22orf39 gene encoding synaptic plasticity regulator PANTS — MEGTGSSWRPPRSCEDYWGEWKHCRGLRHAFHHYYAHGELPECGRWREDYEACRAWERDRSPAAQEALCKSERARVMEKQKYAPVWQLRKSPPYDWYLPLDHDKSN; from the exons ATGGAGGGCACGGGCAGCTCCTGGAGG CCGCCGCGCTCGTGCGAGGATTACTGGGGGGAGTGGAAGCATTGCCGCGGGCTGCGCCACGCCTTCCACCACTACTACGCGCACGGGGAGCTGCCGGAGTGCGGCCGCTGGCGGGAGGACTACGAGGCCTGCCGAGCCTGGGAGAGGGACCGCTCCCCCGCCGCGCAG GAAGCTTTGTGCAAGAGTGAAAGAGCTCGAGTTATGGAAAAACAGAAATATGCTCCAGTGTGGCAGCTCAGGAAGAGCCCACCATATGACTGGTATCTACCACTTGACCACGACAAATCAAATTAA